The genomic region AGTTCTAAACGCTCCCGTTTTTCAGTTGTAAAATTCACCTTTCTTAAGGTAGCCGCAAAAATGGTAGCGATATGCGGATTTTTAAATAGGTGAGGGGCTGTATAGGTACTTTCGATTACTGGCATGCTTCAAATTTCCGAAAAATTTTTTACTAAACATTCTAACATAAAATCTTTATGCATGCATAGTAAATATTTGTAATTTAGCTTTTCTATAAAATTGAAAGAAAAATTATGTATACCAAAGAATTTGAAATACGCTGGAGTGATATCGATGCTAACCGACATTTAGCCAATACGGCTTATATCAATTTTATGAGCCACACCCGAATGGGATTTTTAATGGAGAATGGCTTTGGACAGAAAGATCTGGCAAAGCATAATCTTGGTCCGGTAGTGTTTTATGAACACGTGTATTATTTTAAAGAAGTTTTTGCGGGAGAGCCGGTAAAAGTGAGCCTTCAGTTAAAAGGACTTTCTGAAGATGGTATGTATTTTGAATTTGTGCATAATTTTTATGATAGCAAAGGAAGAAATTTTGCCAGTTGTGAGATGATGGGTGGTTGGATAGACTTAAAGGAAAGAAAACTAACTGGCTTACCTCCAGAGATGGTTGAGAATCTGGATAGTCTAACGCATACCGATGATTTTAAAGTACTTACTAAAGAAGACACCAGAAAGCATGGTAGAAAACCACAGGATATCGATCCCGAGTTGCTAACATAAAGCAACGTAAAAATAGAATATACCGATTTAATATTTTGAAACCCGGCTATGCCCGGGTTTTTGTTTTTTTAAAACTTACCAGATAAACCCCAACAAAAACCAGTAGTCCGGCAGCAACTTTTATTGTTGTTAATTGATCAGCACCTACTAAAATGGCATAAATAATTGCGATTAAAGGTTGCAAATAAATAAACACACTTATTGTTGAAGCCGATAATTGCTTTAGTGCATAAATGTTTAGTAGGTAGGTAGAAAATGTGGTGCCGGCAACGACAAAAGCCATTCGCCAAATCGCATCGAAAGGTAAATGAAACCAGTCTACCGCAACAAATTCAGAATAGGTAACCGGCAAATTAAGAAAAACGCCCATCAAGAAAAGCCATTTCATAAGAGTGATGGCGTGGTATTTTTTGGTAAGTGGCTTTACGATTACCAGGTATAATCCGTATGAAAAAGCATTAACTATAAACATCAAATTGCCCAGCGGAATATTTGGCGCATTGGTCACACTATCGGTACTAAAAACAACCAGAGCTAAAGCTCCCGATAACCCAAAAGCAATCCCCACTCCTTTTAAAAGGGTGATTTTTTCTTTTAAGATGATCGATGCCAGAATAAGAACCATAACCGGCGAAACGGTAATGATTACCGAGCTGTTGATCGGGGTAGAAAGGCTTAAACCCTTAAAAAAGAATAGCATATTAATGCACATACCAAAAATGGCACAGCAAAGCATTCTTGGCCAGTCTTTTTTTTCGACTTTTTCTTTGGGAGCAAACGGACTTAATATCCAGAATAAAATAGCTGCGCCTAAAACGCGTAGCATAATGAATCCAAAAGCTTCGATATGCGAAGGCATTACGCCCTTGGCAATCGTATGATTTAAGCCATAAATTGCACTGGCTCCGGTAGCGGCAAAAATGGCCAGTAAGCGTTTATCCATGGATAGATTCTTTAGCAGCAGCTACGTTTTTTTTAGCATTGCCAATAAAAATCTCTTTACCGTTAATGATTACGGGACGTTTTAAAAAAGTATAATGTTCTAAGATTAAGGCTTTGTAATCTTCTTCGCTAAGATCCTTGTTTTTAAGATCACGTTCTTTGTAAAGTCTTGCTCTTTTGCTAAAAAGTGATTCATAACTTCCTACAAGCGCCTGCATTTCTTCAATTTGCTTTTTAGTTATTTCATCGGTTTTGATATCCTGAAGTTCAAAATCAGCCGGAGCTTCGATATCGTTAAGGATTCGTTTACAGGTATCACAGGTAGAAAGGTAATAGATCTTTTTCATTTCATTTTTTGTTTAGGAGTACAAAGAAAAAACTTTAAAAGAGCTCTTGCAATTTATTGGTATCCCAAACGGGAATAAAAATCCCGATGCTGATGATTACCGGGATAATTCGAAATTGTAAAAGTTTTTCAGATTCATCGCAGACGATCCATAAATACGCTATTCCTTTTCTGAAAAATCTATTTTTAAATAGTTAGAGACTTCATTCAAATTATACTCATAGGTTTTCTGGCCTTCAACATAAGCAGCGATCTCGTATGGATTGTAAGTGAGGATAAGTTTATCGTTCCTAAAACCAATATTTGCAGGAAGGTGAAATTCATCATTTTCAAAGAACATTCCCGTACTGTTGATATTCTCTCCTTCAGGAATGTTTTCTTTATTTCTAAAGTCTTTTTCTACAAAATCTTTAAAGGCTGGCGTAAAAAGATCCTTATGAGTATAGACTGCCCCGGTTTCAGGATTAAAATTCATATAGGTATTGCTTCCGTAGCCATGGGCACCACCGGTAAAGGTGTAAGAATTGAAATCGATACTCAGTAATTTTGGAGTTTCCGAGGTTATTTCAGCAAAAACAGTCGCTTCCCACGGGATATCGGTTTCGGGAAAATCTTCACGGTAAGAACCATAGTTTGCAATAAAACCATCAACCATTTCTTCCATGGTCTCTGGGTTATTATCCGGGTTAAAACCTGAAACGATCTCTATAATATGATGTTCTATAGAATCATTGATCTTTTTGGCAACCGTCTCCTTTCCTTTGGCAACAGGGAAATTCAGATTGATGAAAGTACAGTTCCCTTTTTCTGGATTACATTTTTTGTAAGCCTTTTCTATATTATAATTGGTGAAAATAAGGTTTTCTTTTTTCTCTTCTTCACAGGCATACAGCATCAGGCTGGCAAGCAGCACTAAAAGAAATTTTTTCAAAATAATTTTCGGATTTTAGGTTATTTTTTTGCTAAAGTACGTAGCAATTTTGGCATTGCCAATGCGAAGCTTATTTTTGCTTATAAGATTTTTAATTTAACGAAAATCAGTATTTAAGCTGTCTCTTCAGCTTAGTGCTTTACCAAATAACCTGTTATGAAATTTAATACCAAAACGATACACGGTGGCCAGAAAAATGTAGATCCTGCCTATAATGCAGTGATGCCACCCATCTATCAAACCAGTACATACGCGCAAAGCACCCCCGGAGGACATAAAGGCTTTGAATATTCCAGAAGTGGTAATCCAACCCGTGCCGCTTTAGAGCGTTCTCTGGCCAGTATCGAAAATGGTGATTATGGGATGGCTTTTGGTTCTGGACTTGCAGCAATCGATGCGGTGATAAAATTATTTAAACCGGGAGACGAGATAGTAAGTACTAATGATCTTTATGGCGGTTCTTATCGTTTGTTTACTTCGATATTTGAAAATCTGGGCATTAAATTTCATTTTATAGGTATGCAGGAAGCCGAGAATATCGAATCATATATCAATGAAAATACAAAGCTCATTTGGGTAGAAACACCAACTAACCCAATGATGAATATTATCGATATCGAAGCTACTGCTAAAATTGCGAAAAAACATCATATTTTATTAGCGGTAGACAATACTTTTGCAACACCTTATTTACAACAGCCCTTGGATTTGGGAGCCGATATTGTGATGCATAGTGCGACTAAATATTTGGGCGGCCATAGTGATGTAGTAATGGGTGGGCTTGTTGTAAAAGATAAAGCGCTTGCCGATAAATTGTATTTTATACAAAATGCTAGCGGCGGTGTTTGCGGTCCGCAGGATAGCTTTTTGGTACTACGCGGAATTAAAACTTTACATTTAAGAATGCAACGCCACTGCGAAAATGGAGAGAAAATAGCTCGGTTTTTAAAGGAGCATCCGGGAGTTGCACAGGTAAACTGGCCAGGTTTTGAAGATCATCCCAATCATGAAATTGCTAAAAAGCAAATGAAAGGTTTTGGCGGGATGATTTCTTTTTCGACTACGCAGGGAACCGCTGAAAGTGCCGTTAAAATACTTGAAAATCTGAAGGTGTTTACCTTGGCCGAATCTTTAGGTGGGGTGGAATCTTTAGCAGGGCATCCTGCGAGTATGACACATGCCTCCATCCCAAAAGAAGAGCGGGAAAAAACGGGAGTAGTGGATAGTTTAATCCGTTTAAGTGTGGGAATTGAAGATGGAGATGATTTAGTAGAAGATTTAAAACAGGCGTTGGGGTAAATTTTAGACCGCTGCACTGTAAGAGATTAGAATATAGACTAAAGAACCAAGATCAGGTTTATTCACTTTTAATTTTAAAATTTTCTGATGTGTTAATTTGATAGATAAGGATTATAATTCGTTTTTCTTTGTTTGATTGAAGCGTTCGTCAAACTTTAAGGGTTTTTTCGAAATAAGGGTTATCTTTTTAGCGTCTGGGTGGTTTGGATTAATCAAATAGTTAAACTCAGGCTTTACAATACTGCTTGGTACTTTTAAGACCGCTGCTTGGTTATCAGTTACAAAATCATCGCCAATAAATTGCGTTTCAAGAATTGGAGGTTAGGAATCCCATTTAGCAGGTAAATCTTTATGTTTTAATTCAAGTATTTCAATGTCATCAGGAATATTAATTTCTACGTAATAGCGATCTGTGGGTAAATCTTCGTTTCGATCTAAATGCACCGAAACTTCTAAAGTTGCTAAAGCTCTGGACTCTGAAGTGTAAACTAAAAATGTATTAGGGCTATTCCATCTATAACCCTCTGTAAGTGCTGCTCCTATTCCCTTTAAGGTGGTTTCAAGATGTTTTTTTCTTTCTCTCCTATATACTCTCATTAGGCTAGATTTCCATATTCAAGTCTATTTAAGCGATTCCTAACTTCCTGAATGCCGGTTAACGAATCAAATAGACTGATTGGTGCAGCTCCACCTAACGAAATATTAGTTTTTTGTAGCCAACGCTGAAATTTTTCTTTTTCTGAATTGAATACCTCTAATCCAAATTCTAATACTTCGGTTAATACTAAAACTAATTCACTGTCCCTACCGCTCAACAAGTCTTTGTCTTTCTTTTTTTTATTGTAGGTTGTTTGTGGCATTTGCAATAAATGAAGGATATGCTTGATGGGTAAATTCGATTTATTACTGATAAATTCTATGGATTCGTAGGGTAGCCCTTTTCTGATAATGGAAACCCTCTCCATCCTGCTACTCCAAACGTATGATCTATCAGAAGTCTCTATAGTCCAACTTTGGTTCTTTATTTTTCTAACCGCTCTGGCCCTTTTTACGCTTCTTTTTGTATCAAAAGATTTATTATCAGACTTTTTTTTAACCGGCATAACAATCAATTTGTTGTTAATTCACAACAATATTACTGCAATTAAATTTTTTATTTAAAATTCAGAACAAATTGCATTCGTGAAATTTTTGCTGTTTAAAAAACAAGGGGCTGAAATTATCGAATTTCAGCCCCTTGTTTTTTCTAGCATCTAGGTTCTAGAAGAAAAGCGATCTAACTCCTATATTAAATCACTTTACCCAACGCCCAGATGAGTCGTTTTACTTCTTCCTCCGTATTGTAATGCACTAAGCTGATACGAACCACACCGTTGTTCTTTGTTAAGTCAAAATCTTCCACCAGTTTTTTAGCGTAGAAATCACCAAACCTAATTCCGATTCTATAGTCATCAATTTGTTCTACGATTTCATTGCTTTTTAAATCCTCGTGTATAAATGAAATTGTTGGAACTCTTTTTAAAGCATCTGCTTCAGGAGTTCCTATAATTTTTACTTTTTGATGTTCATTTAAAAAATCAAGAAGTCTTTTTGTCAGTTTTTGTTCATGCGTAGCGATAACTTCATAAGATTTTTTTAGCATTAAAACCGCTGAATCTTTATCTTCTGGAAAGTGTTGTTTGTAAAATTCATGGAAATACTCTGTAATTCCTAAAAGACTATAGGTGAGCTCAAAATTGAAATTCCCCGGCTGAAATTTATAAGGGATATCGTCTTTTTTAAAGAAATAGTGGTTAATACCATCCATCTCTAAAAGCAAATCGTATTTACCATACATCAACGCTAAATGCGGGCCATAAGTTTTATACCAGCTAAAGGTGTAGAAATCGATGTCTAAATCCTGTACATCAATTTGCCGGTGCGGTGCATAAGCCACACCGTCTACACAAACAAGCGAACCATTTTGATGCACCATTTGGGTAATCTCTTTGATAGGATTTATAGTTCCTAAAATATTAGAACAATGTGTAACAGCAACTAGTTTTGTTTTTTTAGAAAGTAGCTTTTTAAGTTCCGAAAGTTCAAGTTCCATCGTTTCCGGATTGGCTTTCCAAATCTTTATTTTTATTCCTTTCTCCTTTAAATCGGTCCAGGGAGAAATGTTGGCTTCATGATCGGTATTGGTGACAATAACTTCGTCTCCTTCCTGCCATTTCCGGCTAATAGATAAGCTTAAGATTCTAAAAAGCATACTCGAAGATGGCCCAATAATCACCTCTTCGGTTCGGTTAGCATTTATAAATTTTGCTATTTGTTTGGTTGCCCAGGCCAGTTTTTCGCCGGCTTCCTTACTAACTTTATAAGATGCTCCCAGTTGTACGTTATGATGAATTAAATAGCCGTTAATTCGCTGAATAACTTTTCCCAATATCTGTGAACCACCCGCATTGTCCATAAAGATGAAGTCTTTATCGAGGGCAGGGAACTGTTTTCTAACAAATTCTATATCCATAAAATCTATTTGTTTAGAAGGCTTTCATTAAATAATTTGAGTATTCTGCTATACTCATCGGTCCAGCTGCTTGGTTCTACAAAACCATGATCTTCTACCGGGTAAATAGCCATCTCCCAGTTATCTTTTCCTAATTCGATTAAACGTTGGGAAAGCCGTACCACATCCTGAAAATGTACATTTACATCTACCATACCGTGGGCGATCAATAAATCTCCTTCTAAACCTTCCGCAAAATAAATCGGGGAAGATCTACGATAGGCGATAGGATCGTTTATTGGCTCATTAAGAATATTTGAAGTATATCCATGGTTATAATGTGCCCAGTCGGTTACCGATCTTAATGCTGCGCCGGCAGTAAAAGTATCGGGCTCGGTAAACATAGCCATTAAGGTAATAAATCCACCGTAACTTCCCCCATAAATTCCGATTTTATCAGGATTGATATCATGGTTTTTAATTAGGTATTTTGCACCGTCAACCTGGTCTGATAAATCTTTGCCACCCATGTGGCGGTAAATTCCGGTTCTCCAGTCGCGGCCGTAACCCGCACTTCCGCGATAATCAATATCTATAACGGTGTATCCTAAATCGGTTAATAGATTATGGAACATATATTCCCTAAAATAAGAAGACCACCACTGATGCACATTTTGCAAATAACCTGCGCCATGCACAAAAACAACAGCAGCGTTGTTTTTAGTTTCTTCGCTTGGAGTGTATAGCCTTGCGGGCACCATCGCGCCATCTTTAGCCTCAAACTCTATAAGTTTTGGTATTCTCCAGTCATAATTTGAAAATGCTTCAGATTGGCCGCTGGTTAACTGTTTTGCCTCTCCTTTCCCGGTTTTTTTAAGATAAAGTTCCCATGGTTTATTACTGTACGAATAGTAAATCGCCATATACTTTTCGTCTGGAGAAAGATATACCTGGTTGTTACCAGTCATATTGGTAAGCTTTTCCATTTTACCTCCCATTACCGGCATTTTATAAAAATGTCGAACATCAGGCCCTTCCTTTGAAGTGGTTAAATACCAGTACTTTTTATTATTCGATAATTCGGGATCAAAAACTTCATAATCACCAGGAGTGAGATCTTTTTTTTCTCCATTGTCTACATTCAATACGTAGAGATGAGAATATCCTGTAGCTTCAGATTGAAAATAAATATGCTTGTTATCGGGTAACCATCCAAGCGTACCACCGCCAAAAGACCAACCCAGTCCCGGTCCTGCGATCCAGGCTTCGTCACGTTGCCGATCCAGAACAGTAAGACTGCCGTCTTCAAGATGAAGTTGAGCGATCCAACGATCTTTATTATCTTTAGATCTGATGCTTACGATGGCTTTCTCACCATTTTCAGAAAAATAAGCTGGCGAGGTAATGACTTCGCGAACTTTTTCTTCCCATTCTTTGTCTGGATAATCTTTCACATAATCTGGTAAATCTTTAATCCCTTCAAGTTGGTCTGTACTTACCATAAAGACCGTATCTTTTTCGATATTATAAAGAGCTAGTTCCACTTCGGTTTTATCGTCACCCACTTTAGAACGTGCAGGTAGCTCCTTGGTATATCCAGACTGGTCTACATAATCAGGGACTTCAGTATTATCGCCGCGTTCTCTTTTAATTAAATTGAAGCTTACGTATTTTCCATTAGGAGAAATGCTGATGCCTGAAATTTGCTTATCTCCGGTATAAAAAGCATAAGAATCATCGCGAGCTTTACTTTTACGATAAACTTTAGAAGCCTCTGCTTTTTCTTTGCGTTGATTTACAACTTCTAAAAGTTCCAGATTTTCATCCTGTATCCATTCATTTTTATCTGAAAGTTTTTTTTCTTTTTCCTCTCGTTTTGTTCCTTTATTGATATTGGTTAATTTGGTAATACTTCCCTTATCCAGATCATAAATAAAGGCATTATCATTTAAAATGAATGAAATTTTGGAGTCATCTGCCATAAACTGAGGATCTATAATTCGCTCTCCCAGATCGATCAGTTCTTTTTTAGATGCTTTCCTGATATTGTATAAAAACAGCTTCCCATTTTCAGTAAATAGCATTTCGGTTCTTTTGTCGTTATAATCACCATATCGCGGAATCATATTTTCTTTTTCTTGCTGAGATACTTTTATGATTTTTGATTGGTTGGAAATGTTGATTTTGTATAACGAATCTTCCGGATCATTTTCCAGGTTATATTGAAAGTAAATATTCTCACTTTCTATTCCCCAATGTATGCCAGAAGGAAAAGTTCCCATCCATTTGGGATCCTGCATGATTTTTTCAACAGAAAGATCACTTTGCTGTGCCTGCAATAAAAAGCTGCTAAAAGCAATAAATGTCAGGATTGCGAAATTGCTAAAACGAAGCGTAAATTTTGTCATTTAGGTAAATATTGAATTTCAATTAGTGGTGAGATTTCTATAATCGAAAAATAAAGCTTTCGAAACTAAAATTCTCAAAAATATAATCTTCAGCTTTCCGTGAAAAAAGCCTTAAAATTTGCACACAATATACTTAAAAACACTGTCGGATTCAAGAATAATAGGTGCTAAGCTATGATTTCGGTAAAGAATATATTTATATTTGAGAGCTATATTTCACCAATAATTAATCAAAATCCAATGAAAACCAAATTACAACTAGCTTTTGTATCTATGGTATTGGCCGCGACAACTTCGTTTGCACAACAGCCGGATCCCATGGTACAGGAAATCGTTACAGAGGCTACCGAAAATTCTCAATTAAAAAAATTAGGCCATGAACTTTTAGACGTTATAGGACCAAGACTCGTAGGTTCACCACAAATGGAACAGGCACATGACTGGGCTGTTAAAACCTATGCCGACTGGGGGATCGCTGCTGAAAATCAGCAATGGGGTACCTGGAAAGGTTGGGAACGTGGGATTACCCATATCGATCTTGTAGCACCTCGTTTACGAACTTTAGAGGGAAGACAATTAGCATGGAGCCCATCGACATCGAAAAAAGGAGTTACCGCTGAGGCTATAATTTTACCAGAAGCGAAAGACTCGGCCGATTTTCAATCTAAATTAAACCAGGTAAAAGGAAAGTTTGTATTGTTGTCTTTTAACGAGCCAACCGGCCGTCCTGATTATAACTGGGAAGAATGGGCAACAGAACAGTCATTTGAAAAAATGAAAAAAGAACGATCTGAAGCTGAAAATGACTGGAGAGCGCGTATAAAAGCTACCGGATATTCTTCAAGAGAATTGCCTGAAATTTTAGAGAAAGCAGGAGCAGAGGGTATTATCACTCTAAACTGGTCTAGTGGTTTTGGTGTGAACAAAGTATTTTCTGCTTATACCAGGGACATTCCTACTGTAGATCTATCTTTGGAGGATTATGGTTTGGTGTTCAGAATGGCAGAAAACGGAGACAAACCAGAGCTTCATATCGTAGCTACTTCTAAAGATCTTGGTGAAGTACCAACATTTAATACAATCGCAAGCATTGAAGGTTCAGAAAAACCTGAAGAATATATTGTGCTTTCCGCGCATTTTGATAGTTGGGATGGAGGAACCGGGGCTACCGATAATGGTACAGGTACTCTAGTAATTATGGAAGCAATGCGTATTCTTAAAAAAGTATATCCAAATCCTAAACGTACCATTATTGCCGGTCACTGGGGAAGTGAAGAACAGGGATTGAATGGTTCTCGTGCCTTTGTAAAAGATCACCCTGAAATTGTAGAAAATATCCAGGCCGTTTTCAATCAGGATAATGGTACTGGGCGTGTAGTTAATCTTTCTGGAAATGGATTGGTAGACGCTTACGATTATTTAGGAGACTGGCTATCTGCAGTGCCGGATAGTATTTCTAACCAGATTGAAACCAATTTTCCGGGAATGCCTGGTAGAGGAGGATCAGATTATGCTTCTTTTCTTGCGGCAGGAGCACCGGCTTTTAATTTAAGTTCACTAAGCTGGTCGTATTGGAATTATACCTGGCATACTAACCGTGACACCTATGATAAAATTGTTTGGGACGATGTGCAAAGCAATGCCATCCTTGCTGCCATCTTAGCCTATAAAGCAAGTGAAGACGCTGATAAGACTTCCAGAAAGCAACGTGTTCTTCCTATAAATCAAAGAACAGGTGAGCAATCTACCTGGCCAGAACCCAGAGATGCGACCCGTAGAGGAGGTTTAGATTAATCCCGCTTAAGGTTTTAATTAAGAATTCCTAACGCTCAAAACCAAAGGGCTGATAAATGCCTATTGGCTTGGCTGGTTTACAGCGATTCGATAATTTCTAAGATTAATCATAAAGCAGTTAATAGTTTAGGGTTTACGCTTTAAACTTTTAGCTGCTTTTGTATATCCGCCATTACCGCCGTCTACAAAGTGAATATGTTCGTGGGTGTTAATATCCCGTACATAGCAAGACATAATGCTTTCTTCACTAACATGAATCCCATAAGCTATTTTTCCTGAATTTTCCAGATTGTCTAAATAGCCGGTAAGTGCATCTCTTTGCTGAGGTGTTCCTGAAATGACCGTATTAATTCGGCCATCGATCGTTAATGTGTCGGTTAAGGCAACTAGTTTTTTAAGGTAAATTTTTGAGTTGTCTTTTTTTAGCCAAATATGTTTTCCATATTGTCCAATCATCCAGCTTTTCAAAAGATAGGGAAGGTTAAATTTGCCTAATTTAGCCTTCATTTCAGCATTGATTTTATGAAGGTTTGCTTTCAGTTTTAATCGTCTTGCCGTTATAGGCTTTCTACGACTGGGTGAACCATAAATATCATCGATAGCTTTAAGTACTTCAGCAAAAATTTTAGAGGATTTAGTGTCGTCTTTAGAAATTACGATTAAGCTAACTACTTCCTGTCCGTTTTTATGGGGCTTTATTTTATCCCATTTACATTCCATGCCCTCCAGATCAAGTGGTTTATGATCTGGGATAATTTCCTGTTGGGGTAAGGTATTCTTAATAAGGTCTTCTGCATAATGCAAAGCATCCCCCAGTACAACAGGGATATTTAGATCGTCATTCACCTTAAGTTTGGCGATTTTAAGCTGAATCTTTTCCTGATAGATGGTTTTTACCGGAAGCGATCCGGTTTTAAGTTCTAATTTGAAGTTTTTAAGGGTATTTTTTTTATGTTTCTGAAGTGCATTAAGCGTTTCGTGTAGAATTTCCTGGGGTACCAGAGCAATTGCACCATCGCCGCCAAAAAAGAATGGAATATTAATTTTTGCCTTATAGGCAATATTAATGATGGCAATTACAGCACCTGTAGCGATCAGGTTAACCGAATTATGCTGACCTTTGGCAATAGCTTTGGTCGAATTTTTAATATCGGCAGCAACGATATGCCAGCTATCAGGAACACGATGAAAATGACCAATATCTCCCACAAGTGTACTTACCGGAATATTTAAAGCCGGCAGATTTTCATAAAAACGGGTGCTATTATTAGCCATTTTAAGTCATGATTTTACAGGTCGGTGATCTGATCTATTTCCTCCTCAGTAAGATTTAACAGTCCTGCTTTTGGAAGTCGGGTAATCATTTCCCGCCAGTTATCGTCCTCTTCAAATATAGTAGCAAAAACAGGCAATGCCTCTTTCAGGCGGTCACTATTAGCCATAGCTACTGCTTTCCAGAATTTCATTTCCAGATTATCAGGAAACATTTCTTCCGCAATACCATATTCTTCTAAAGCAATATCCACCTCTCCTTTTTCGACGGCTAGATCCCCTTTGTTCATATGTTCGTAAGCTCGCGCAGTCTTGAGTAATCGCTCTAATTCCAGAATTGGATTTTGATGATCGTCTACTCTTAGATCGATTTTCTTTTCTTCCCAGGAGTTTTCTACTTTTTTGGGACCTACAACGATAAGTGCAGCCGATTGTTTACCACGAATATCGCCACCGGCATTTTGCGCCGCTTTTAGAACTTCGATCATCTTTTCAGCTAAAGGAAGATTTTCATGGGCTTTAAAAGCTTCGGCCATAGCAGGAACTACCTTATTGTTCAGCATCATATTGGCTTGCACAGAAAAATTGTCACCTTCGATATGCGATGCAGCTTCCACACAAAGTTTTCCTGTATAGGCAGCAACATTGCCCTGAACATCTAAAAAGGCAACCTGTCTGTAATCGCGGCCTTCATCCTGTTTAACTAACTCCTCTAAAGCATCTTTAGCAGACATTCCGCCGCTCATTAATTTAAGTCCGTTTGGACCATACGCGGGGTTCACAAAAGATTGTGTTGCTACCACGCCCACCCCAGATTTACCCCAACTTACCAAGGAGCCTACAGAAAACCAATGGCTTTGGACTGCAATAGCCATTTCG from Zunongwangia profunda SM-A87 harbors:
- a CDS encoding cystathionine gamma-synthase, yielding MKFNTKTIHGGQKNVDPAYNAVMPPIYQTSTYAQSTPGGHKGFEYSRSGNPTRAALERSLASIENGDYGMAFGSGLAAIDAVIKLFKPGDEIVSTNDLYGGSYRLFTSIFENLGIKFHFIGMQEAENIESYINENTKLIWVETPTNPMMNIIDIEATAKIAKKHHILLAVDNTFATPYLQQPLDLGADIVMHSATKYLGGHSDVVMGGLVVKDKALADKLYFIQNASGGVCGPQDSFLVLRGIKTLHLRMQRHCENGEKIARFLKEHPGVAQVNWPGFEDHPNHEIAKKQMKGFGGMISFSTTQGTAESAVKILENLKVFTLAESLGGVESLAGHPASMTHASIPKEEREKTGVVDSLIRLSVGIEDGDDLVEDLKQALG
- a CDS encoding acyl-CoA thioesterase, which produces MYTKEFEIRWSDIDANRHLANTAYINFMSHTRMGFLMENGFGQKDLAKHNLGPVVFYEHVYYFKEVFAGEPVKVSLQLKGLSEDGMYFEFVHNFYDSKGRNFASCEMMGGWIDLKERKLTGLPPEMVENLDSLTHTDDFKVLTKEDTRKHGRKPQDIDPELLT
- a CDS encoding DMT family transporter yields the protein MDKRLLAIFAATGASAIYGLNHTIAKGVMPSHIEAFGFIMLRVLGAAILFWILSPFAPKEKVEKKDWPRMLCCAIFGMCINMLFFFKGLSLSTPINSSVIITVSPVMVLILASIILKEKITLLKGVGIAFGLSGALALVVFSTDSVTNAPNIPLGNLMFIVNAFSYGLYLVIVKPLTKKYHAITLMKWLFLMGVFLNLPVTYSEFVAVDWFHLPFDAIWRMAFVVAGTTFSTYLLNIYALKQLSASTISVFIYLQPLIAIIYAILVGADQLTTIKVAAGLLVFVGVYLVSFKKTKTRA
- a CDS encoding cysteine desulfurase-like protein, producing MDIEFVRKQFPALDKDFIFMDNAGGSQILGKVIQRINGYLIHHNVQLGASYKVSKEAGEKLAWATKQIAKFINANRTEEVIIGPSSSMLFRILSLSISRKWQEGDEVIVTNTDHEANISPWTDLKEKGIKIKIWKANPETMELELSELKKLLSKKTKLVAVTHCSNILGTINPIKEITQMVHQNGSLVCVDGVAYAPHRQIDVQDLDIDFYTFSWYKTYGPHLALMYGKYDLLLEMDGINHYFFKKDDIPYKFQPGNFNFELTYSLLGITEYFHEFYKQHFPEDKDSAVLMLKKSYEVIATHEQKLTKRLLDFLNEHQKVKIIGTPEADALKRVPTISFIHEDLKSNEIVEQIDDYRIGIRFGDFYAKKLVEDFDLTKNNGVVRISLVHYNTEEEVKRLIWALGKVI
- a CDS encoding DUF3298 and DUF4163 domain-containing protein; the encoded protein is MKKFLLVLLASLMLYACEEEKKENLIFTNYNIEKAYKKCNPEKGNCTFINLNFPVAKGKETVAKKINDSIEHHIIEIVSGFNPDNNPETMEEMVDGFIANYGSYREDFPETDIPWEATVFAEITSETPKLLSIDFNSYTFTGGAHGYGSNTYMNFNPETGAVYTHKDLFTPAFKDFVEKDFRNKENIPEGENINSTGMFFENDEFHLPANIGFRNDKLILTYNPYEIAAYVEGQKTYEYNLNEVSNYLKIDFSEKE
- the parS gene encoding type II RES/Xre toxin-antitoxin system antitoxin, encoding MPVKKKSDNKSFDTKRSVKRARAVRKIKNQSWTIETSDRSYVWSSRMERVSIIRKGLPYESIEFISNKSNLPIKHILHLLQMPQTTYNKKKKDKDLLSGRDSELVLVLTEVLEFGLEVFNSEKEKFQRWLQKTNISLGGAAPISLFDSLTGIQEVRNRLNRLEYGNLA
- a CDS encoding S9 family peptidase; amino-acid sequence: MTKFTLRFSNFAILTFIAFSSFLLQAQQSDLSVEKIMQDPKWMGTFPSGIHWGIESENIYFQYNLENDPEDSLYKINISNQSKIIKVSQQEKENMIPRYGDYNDKRTEMLFTENGKLFLYNIRKASKKELIDLGERIIDPQFMADDSKISFILNDNAFIYDLDKGSITKLTNINKGTKREEKEKKLSDKNEWIQDENLELLEVVNQRKEKAEASKVYRKSKARDDSYAFYTGDKQISGISISPNGKYVSFNLIKRERGDNTEVPDYVDQSGYTKELPARSKVGDDKTEVELALYNIEKDTVFMVSTDQLEGIKDLPDYVKDYPDKEWEEKVREVITSPAYFSENGEKAIVSIRSKDNKDRWIAQLHLEDGSLTVLDRQRDEAWIAGPGLGWSFGGGTLGWLPDNKHIYFQSEATGYSHLYVLNVDNGEKKDLTPGDYEVFDPELSNNKKYWYLTTSKEGPDVRHFYKMPVMGGKMEKLTNMTGNNQVYLSPDEKYMAIYYSYSNKPWELYLKKTGKGEAKQLTSGQSEAFSNYDWRIPKLIEFEAKDGAMVPARLYTPSEETKNNAAVVFVHGAGYLQNVHQWWSSYFREYMFHNLLTDLGYTVIDIDYRGSAGYGRDWRTGIYRHMGGKDLSDQVDGAKYLIKNHDINPDKIGIYGGSYGGFITLMAMFTEPDTFTAGAALRSVTDWAHYNHGYTSNILNEPINDPIAYRRSSPIYFAEGLEGDLLIAHGMVDVNVHFQDVVRLSQRLIELGKDNWEMAIYPVEDHGFVEPSSWTDEYSRILKLFNESLLNK
- a CDS encoding arsenate reductase family protein, with the translated sequence MKKIYYLSTCDTCKRILNDIEAPADFELQDIKTDEITKKQIEEMQALVGSYESLFSKRARLYKERDLKNKDLSEEDYKALILEHYTFLKRPVIINGKEIFIGNAKKNVAAAKESIHG